A genomic region of Spea bombifrons isolate aSpeBom1 chromosome 9, aSpeBom1.2.pri, whole genome shotgun sequence contains the following coding sequences:
- the CALM1 gene encoding calmodulin-1 — protein sequence MADQLTEEQIAEFKEAFSLFDKDGDGTITTKELGTVMRSLGQNPTEAELQDMINEVDADGNGTIDFPEFLTMMARKMKDTDSEEEIREAFRVFDKDGNGYISAAELRHVMTNLGEKLTDEEVDEMIREADIDGDGQVNYEEFVQMMTAK from the exons AATTCAAGGAGGCCTTCTCCTTATTTGACAAAGACGGCGATGGCACCATCACGACTAAAGAGCTCGGGACGGTGATGAGGTCCCTCGGCCAGAACCCCACGGAGGCCGAGCTGCAGGACATGATCAACGAAGTAGACGCTGATG GCAACGGCACCATCGACTTCCCTGAATTCCTGACCATGATGGCAAGAAAAATGAAAGACACAGACAGCGAGGAGGAGATCCGCGAAGCTTTCAGAGTCTTTGATAAG GATGGTAACGGGTACATCAGTGCGGCCGAGCTCCGCCACGTAATGACTAATCTAGGGGAAAAGCTAACGGACGAGGAAGTAGATGAAATGATCAGGGAAGCCGATATAGATGGCGACGGGCAGGTCAATTACGAAG AATTCGTACAGATGATGACCGCAAAGTGA